The following proteins are encoded in a genomic region of Sesamum indicum cultivar Zhongzhi No. 13 linkage group LG8, S_indicum_v1.0, whole genome shotgun sequence:
- the LOC105168369 gene encoding putative ABC transporter C family member 15: MDVNLQLVDVAFCLFFVVWLLWDFLKERGDFGGDNHLLLRGKLSLFSKITVVLNFIISISYVGFCLHEFWVGTGPIEAGFSTLAWCCACVLAVYAVSRGAEKWPLVLVLWWGFSSTCDLLVVVFYILHRFESAEVPKFLPKANIIDFLSLPLSVLLCFSALRKNIAKKMSDTIKPLLENQLRNDLGHDSDPFSTAGIWSQLTFRWLNPLFEKGRHEKLQLGDIPPIPRSETADEAASLLEDSFRKQKTQVASLPNAILDAIWTPLAINAVFAGVNTTASYIGPLLITSFVDFLSAKDEKLKWHHGMVLALVFFTAKTVESLSQRQWYFGARRIGIRVRAALMALIYKKSLSIKYGGTSSGKIINYINVDVERIGDFCWYFHGIWLLPVQVIFALIILYKNLGAAPSFAALFTTIFVMVSNTPLANMQERLHTKIMEAKDSRIKATSETLKSMRVLKLHSWESTFLKKLLQLRETERSWLKKYLYTSSAVAFLFWASPTLVSVVTFGVCVVLGTPLTSGTVLSALATFRILQEPIYNLPELISMIAQTKVSIDRVQSFIMEDDQKRLLHYTTASKPGVAIEIEPGEFAWQNREGKKPTIKITKKLKLSKGSKVAICGSVGSGKTSFLCSILGEIPRISGPSIKTYGSKAFVPQSAWIQTGTIRDNVLFGKEMNRDLYENVVEACALNHDIEMWADGDLCVVGERGLNLSGGQKQRIQMARVLYSNSDIYLLDDPFSAVDAHTGAHMFKKCLMQLLRNKTVVYVTHQLEFLDASDLVLVMKDGRIVESGKYEDLISNPDGELIRQMAAHSKSLNQVNPHKTTNSDKSYHQAKQIEETGIQFVDLSRSSRVSERNLHEETESGRVKWHVYATFVTSAYKGALVPIILLCQVLFQVLQMASNYWIAWGSERNGSVTKQQLIEIFALLSGGSSFFILGRAFVLSTIALETAQRLFLGMITSVFRAPLSFFDSTPSSRILNRSSTDQSIVDTDIPYRLAGLAFALIQLLSIIVLMSHVAWQVFFLFLIIFGISIWYQSYYISSARELARMVPIQQAPILQHFSESISGATVIRSFNQEDRFWKKNAELINDYSRVAFHNSGTMEWLCVRINFLFNLVFFILLIILVSLPRSAIDPSLAGLAATYGLNLNVLQAWVIWNLCNVENKMICVERILQFTGIPSEAPLLIEDCRPDTKWPLNGRIEVENLHVQYNPFLPKVLKGITCTFPSKKKIGVVGRTGSGKSTLIQALFRVVEPTQGRIMIDGIDISKIGLQDLRSKLSIIPQDPTLFQGTLRTNLDPLQEHTDHEIWEVLHKCHLAEIVKQDERLLDAPVAEDGENWSLGQRQLVCLARVLLQRRRILVLDEATASVDTATDNLIQNTIREETSECTVITVAHRIPTVVDNDLVLVLGEGKIVEYDSPAQLLGDSSSAFSSLVMEFLRRSSTKNSYE; encoded by the exons atgGATGTCAATCTGCAGTTGGTTGATGTGGCATTTTGCCTGTTCTTTGTGGTGTGGCTATTGTGGGATTTCCTGAAGGAAAGAGGAGATTTTGGTGGTGATAATCATTTGTTGCTTAGAGGAAAACTGTCCCTTTTCAGCAAGATTACTGTTGTATTAAACTTCATAATCAGCATTTCTTATGTGGGATTCTGTCTTCATGAGTTTTGGGTCGGGACTGGGCCGATTGAGGCGGGTTTCTCAACACTTGCTTGGTGTTGTGCATGTGTTCTTGCAGTTTATGCAGTGAGCAGAGGGGCTGAAAAGTGGCCATTAGTTCTTGTTCTGTGGTGGGGGTTTTCGAGCACGTGTGATTTGCTTGTGGTTGTCTTTTATATCCTCCACCGTTTCGAGTCTGCAGAAGTGCCCAAGTTTCTTCCCAAAGCTAACATTATTGATTTTCTGTCACTTCCGCTGTCTGTGCTGCTATGTTTCAGCGCTCTGCGTAAGAATATTGCCAAGAAAATGAGTGATACCATAAAACCATTACTTGAAAATCAGTTACGGAATGATTTAGGACATGATAGTGATCCATTTTCTACTGCTGGAATTTGGAGCCAGCTAACGTTCAGATGGCTTAATCCTCTCTTTGAAAAGGGTCGCCATGAGAAACTCCAACTGGGAGACATACCGCCAATTCCTCGATCAGAAACTGCTGATGAAGCGGCTTCGTTGCTTGAAGACTCTTTCAGAAAGCAGAAAACTCAGGTTGCCTCCCTGCCAAATGCCATACTCGATGCAATATGGACGCCCCTGGCCATAAATGCAGTTTTTGCAG GGGTCAATACAACTGCTTCCTACATTGGTCCACTGTTAATTACGAGCTTCGTCGATTTCTTGTCAGCAAAGGATGAAAAGTTGAAATGGCACCATGGTATGGTTCTTGCATTGGTCTTCTTCACTGCAAAGACTGTGGAGTCGTTATCTCAGAGGCAGTGGTATTTTGGTGCTCGTCGTATTGGCATCAGAGTCCGGGCGGCTTTGATGGCgttgatatataaaaaatctctGTCAATTAAATATGGTGGTACCAGTAGCGGCAAgatcattaattatatcaatgtGGATGTTGAGAGGATTGGAGACTTTTGTTGGTACTTCCACGGGATCTGGTTGCTTCCAGTTCAGGTTATCTTTGCCCTCATTATCTTGTACAAGAACTTGGGGGCTGCTCCCTCTTTTGCTGCTCTTTTCACCACGATATTCGTGATGGTGAGCAACACCCCACTTGCCAATATGCAAGAAAGACTCCACACCAAGATAATGGAAGCTAAAGATTCACGGATAAAAGCTACTTCAGAGACCTTGAAGAGCATGAGAGTTTTGAAGCTGCACTCTTGGGAATCGACTTTTTTGAAGAAGCTGCTTCAGCTTAGGGAGACAGAAAGAAGTTGGCTTAAGAAATACCTCTACACTAGCTCAGCTGTTGCTTTCCTCTTCTGGGCTTCGCCAACGTTAGTTTCAGTCGTTACTTTTGGAGTTTGTGTTGTGTTGGGAACACCGTTAACATCAGGGACGGTTCTCTCTGCTTTGGCCACTTTTCGAATTCTTCAAGAACCTATTTATAATCTACCAGAGCTTATTTCTATGATTGCTCAGACTAAAGTCTCAATTGATCGAGTTCAGAGTTTTATCATGGAAGATGATCAGAAGAGGTTGTTGCACTATACTACTGCTAGTAAGCCGGGTGTCGCCATTGAGATTGAACCGGGAGAGTTCGCATGGCAGAAtagagaaggaaagaaaccgaCCATTAAGATAACCAAGAAACTCAAATTATCAAAAGGGAGCAAGGTGGCTATTTGTGGTTCAGTTGGCTCCGGTAAAACGAGTTTCCTCTGCAGTATACTCGGCGAGATACCTAGAATTTCCGGGCCAAGTATTAAAACTTACGGTTCAAAAGCTTTCGTCCCACAAAGTGCCTGGATACAAACTGGCACCATCAGAGATAACGTGTTGTTTGGTAAGGAAATGAATAGAGATTTATACGAAAATGTGGTGGAAGCTTGTGCACTGAACCATGACATCGAGATGTGGGCCGATGGAGATTTATGCGTAGTTGGTGAACGGGGGTTGAACTTGAGTGGTGGACAAAAGCAAAGAATCCAAATGGCGAGGGTGCTCTACAGCAACTCTGATATATATTTGCTGGATGATCCTTTCAGCGCCGTTGATGCACATACTGGGGCTCACATGTTCAAG AAATGCCTGATGCAACTCTTGCGTAACAAGACTGTCGTCTATGTTACTCATCAGCTGGAGTTTTTAGATGCTTCTGATCTTGTGCTG GTTATGAAGGATGGCAGAATTGTCGAGTCAGGAAAATATGAAGATTTGATTTCAAATCCTGATGGGGAACTCATAAGACAAATGGCAGCTCACAGTAAATCTTTAAATCAGGTGAACCCTCACAAGACTACCAACTCAGATAAGAGCTACCACCAGGCTAAACAAATAGAAGAAACGGGAATACAATTTGTCGACCTTAGCAGAAGTAGCAGAGTTTCAGAGCGAAATCTGCATGAAGAAACAGAAAGTGGCAGAGTGAAATGGCACGTCTATGCAACCTTCGTCACCTCTGCATACAAAGGGGCTCTAGTTCCAATTATCCTGTTGTGTCAGGTCCTTTTCCAGGTTCTGCAGATGGCAAGCAATTACTGGATTGCTTGGGGATCAGAAAGAAACGGGAGTGTCACAAAACAGCAATTGATTGAGATATTTGCTTTGCTTTCTGGTGGAAGCTCCTTCTTTATTTTGGGTCGAGCATTTGTGCTGTCGACCATTGCTCTTGAGACTGCTCAGCGCCTCTTCCTAGGAATGATCACATCAGTTTTCCGTGCACCTTTGTCATTCTTCGACTCCACACCTTCAAGCAGAATTCTCAATCGG TCTTCAACAGATCAAAGCATAGTGGACACAGACATTCCATACAGATTAGCTGGACTAGCGTTTGCGCTTATTCAGCTTTTGAGCATCATTGTGCTTATGTCCCATGTCGCCTGGCAGgtctttttcctcttcctcaTCATCTTCGGCATCTCCATATGGTATCAG TCATACTACATCAGCAGTGCAAGAGAATTAGCTCGAATGGTTCCAATTCAGCAAGCTCCCATTCTCCAGCACTTCTCAGAATCGATATCTGGAGCAACAGTAATACGGAGCTTCAATCAGGAAGATCGGTTTTGGAAGAAGAATGCGGAACTCATCAACGATTACTCTCGTGTTGCCTTCCACAATTCTGGCACTATGGAATGGCTCTGTGTTCGGATCAACTTTCTGTTCAACCTCGTCTTCTTCATCCTTCTCATCATCCTCGTTAGCCTTCCAAGATCAGCCATCGACCCTA GCTTGGCAGGACTAGCAGCTACCTATGGTTTGAACTTAAATGTACTCCAAGCATGGGTGATATGGAACCTCTGCAACGTTGAAAACAAAATGATCTGTGTGGAAAGGATCCTTCAGTTCACCGGCATACCAAGTGAAGCTCCACTGCTGATCGAAGACTGCAGACCGGACACAAAATGGCCGCTCAATGGAAGAATTGAAGTCGAAAATCTCCACGTACAGTACAACCCTTTTCTTCCTAAAGTACTCAAAGGAATCACCTGCACCTTCccaagtaaaaagaaaattggtgTTGTGGGTAGAACTGGAAGTGGAAAGTCTACTCTAATCCAAGCCCTCTTCAGAGTTGTGGAGCCTACACAAGGACGCATCATGATTGATGGAATAGACATTTCCAAGATAGGTTTGCAAGACTTAAGGTCTAAGTTAAGTATAATCCCGCAAGATCCAACTTTGTTTCAAGGAACTTTGAGGACAAATCTTGATCCTCTGCAAGAGCACACAGATCATGAGATATGGGAG GTTTTACACAAATGTCATCTCGCTGAAATTGTGAAACAAGATGAACGACTTCTTGATGCTCCAG TCGCTGAAGATGGAGAAAATTGGAGTCTGGGGCAACGGCAACTTGTATGTCTAGCTAGAGTGCTGTTACAAAGGAGACGGATATTGGTCCTGGATGAGGCTACAGCTTCAGTAGATACAGCAACGGATAACTTGATCCAGAATACGATTAGAGAAGAAACTAGCGAATGTACAGTTATAACTGTGGCTCATCGGATACCTACCGTAGTTGACAATGACCTAGTTCTGGTTCTTGGTGAAG GGAAGATTGTAGAATACGACTCTCCCGCTCAGTTGCTTGGAGATAGTAGTTCTGCATTCTCAAGTTTGGTAATGGAATTCTTGAGAAGATCTTCTACCAAGAACAGCTATGAATGA
- the LOC105168371 gene encoding uncharacterized protein LOC105168371 — MGRWMKPEIYPLLVPVGFAVGICGMQLIRNICTNPEVRVTKENRAAGVLQNYEEGEKYADHAFRKYLRGQHPQIMPGINRYFSKPE; from the exons ATGGGTAGATGGATGAAGCCTGAG ATTTATCCACTTCTTGTACCAGTTGGCTTTGCAGTGGGTATTTGTGGCATGCAGCTGATCAGAAATATTTGCACCAACCCGGAAGTCAG GGTCACGAAAGAGAACAGAGCAGCCGGTGTTCTTCAAAACTATGAAGAGGGTGAAAAGTATGCGGACCATGCCTTTAGGAAGTACCTTCGTGGCCAGCACCCGCAGATCATGCCAGGCATCAACCGTTACTTCTCAAAACCTGAGTGA